In Drosophila santomea strain STO CAGO 1482 chromosome 3L, Prin_Dsan_1.1, whole genome shotgun sequence, a single window of DNA contains:
- the LOC120447695 gene encoding uncharacterized protein LOC120447695: MALSFSVLWQLVVFLTAAQHSVGENFEYILEDESVFSECMDAPPGYANMSGLFDISTTNFVMGPEGVHVDGYLTSTWDVQPTDRIEGRLKIVHFERGIWQPTVLNMMSRDFCKSFLDPKQYWYSIFPEHIRNRSEAREKCVNHKGTVYFMVPYVIKMHFGFGFVLPSGRNRMVFTLVAIDENDVQRPNGICFEIRGDFFKI; encoded by the exons ATGGCTCTTTCGTTTTCGGTGCTGTGGCAATTAGTAGTTTTTCTAACCGCTGCACAACATTCGGTTGGAGAAAACTTCGAGTACATTTTGGAGGACGAATCAGTGTTTTCGGAATGTATGGATGCACCGCCGGGATATGCGAATATGAGCGGATTGTTTGATATTTCCACCACCAACTTTGTAATGGGTCCAGAAGGTGTTCACGTGGACGGATACCTAACCTCTACGTGGGATGTACAGCCAACGGATCGCATTGAGGGTCGACTAAAAATCGTTCATTTCGAGCGTGGCATTTGGCAACCGACGGTACTCAATATGATGTCCAGAGATTTTTGCAAATCTTTTCTGGATCCGAAGCAGTATTGGTACAGTATTTTTCCGGAACATATTAGAAACAGGAGCGAGGCTCGAGAAAAATGTGTCAACCACAAAGGA ACTGTTTACTTTATGGTACCATATGTCATAAAAATGCACTTCGGGTTTGGGTTTGTCCTTCCTTCTGGACGAAATCGGATGGTATTTACCTTGGTAGCAATTGATGAGAACGATGTTCAGCGACCAAACGGAATTTGCTTTGAGATAAGAGGGGATTTTTTCAAGATTTAA